CACCAATATCATCATTCCTCCATGGAAATCGATCTCCAAAACGAACTTGGGTTCAATGTCGATGACTCATACACCACCAATACTGACCAtaacaacaacatcaacaattCCCATTTGGTGTCTTTTGAGCACCCAACAAATTGGGACACCACCAATATTCATGGCGTTCATGATCAGATGCAGCAACAATTCCCAGATGGTACTACTTCTGCTACTTGTACTCTATACCCACAACCACCTGACCTTCTCAACCTTTTCAGCTTACCCAGATGCTCCCCCTCCTCTCTTCTCCAAAGTTCATCCATCACCTTCACAAATCCCCTCCCAAAAACCTCGAATTTTCCGAGCTCTTTCGGGCTCCTTGGAGACCTCCCCACCGCGGTTGACACCCCACAGGGGACGGCTTCTTCCGTCCTCTATGACCCGCTTCTCCACTTGAACCTCCCTCCACAGCCGCCATTATTCAGGGAGTTGCTTCAGTCCCTGCCGCATGGGTACACCTTGCCTGGCTCAGGAAACGGGTCGTTGTTCAGTAGCGGCGGCGATGACAGAGAGGGAAGCGGAGGAGGAGTTCTGTATGACCCAGATAGGAGTCTTGGGAGGCAGTTTGATAGCGGAGTTTTGGAGTTCTCAAGAGATATGGCTTCTAATGGGATAGGAAGAGATCTCAAAAGGACCAAACACTTCGCTACCGAGCGCCAAAGGAGACAGCAATTGAATGGCAAGTTCGATATCTTGAAGGATTTGGTTCCAAACCCAACAAAGGTATACAcataaaattcacaaatttcaCATCCACTGTATCATTGATCAACGATGTAACAATAAAAAATCCCAGTGCATAGGATACTCCAAACCATACTAGAAAATGCATATCAGTTGTTTTGCAGTTTTAATTGGATCCcaatattttctttgttttttttttttgttttccgtaATGATCATACTTTTGCTCAACTTCTTTTTCTGGGGTCAATTAATTGGAGGAAAGAATGATAGAGCATCAATTGTGGGAGATGCAATTGAATACATAAACGAGCTTCTGAGGACAGTGGAAGAGCTTAAATTGCTGGTCGAGAAGAACAGGTGTGGGAGAGAAAGGATCAAGAGGTACAAGACTGAACATGATGGCGCTGCCGCCGCTGGAGATGACGAGA
This is a stretch of genomic DNA from Malus domestica chromosome 02, GDT2T_hap1. It encodes these proteins:
- the LOC114823781 gene encoding transcription factor bHLH91-like isoform X1 → MYQDTVACNFDPNSIPESAAESVLDLNPLPPQPLPQQPPQVLMPSSDTTHHHNTTTTGFGVEANTRLSMEELSYHPHHHQYHHSSMEIDLQNELGFNVDDSYTTNTDHNNNINNSHLVSFEHPTNWDTTNIHGVHDQMQQQFPDGTTSATCTLYPQPPDLLNLFSLPRCSPSSLLQSSSITFTNPLPKTSNFPSSFGLLGDLPTAVDTPQGTASSVLYDPLLHLNLPPQPPLFRELLQSLPHGYTLPGSGNGSLFSSGGDDREGSGGGVLYDPDRSLGRQFDSGVLEFSRDMASNGIGRDLKRTKHFATERQRRQQLNGKFDILKDLVPNPTKNDRASIVGDAIEYINELLRTVEELKLLVEKNRCGRERIKRYKTEHDGAAAAGDDESCNIQPLGEPHDQSYNNGSLRSSWLQRKSKDTEVDIRIIDDEVTIKLVQRKKINLLLFVSRLLDELQLDLHHVAGGQIGNSYSFFFNTKMYEGSCLYASAIAGKLIEVLDRQYAAAVLPPTNS
- the LOC114823781 gene encoding transcription factor bHLH91-like isoform X2, with the protein product MYQDTVACNFDPNSIPESAAESVLDLNPLPPQPLPQQPPQVLMPSSDTTHHHNTTTTGFGVEANTRLSMEELSYHPHHHQYHHSSMEIDLQNELGFNVDDSYTTNTDHNNNINNSHLVSFEHPTNWDTTNIHGVHDQMQQQFPDGTTSATCTLYPQPPDLLNLFSLPRCSPSSLLQSSSITFTNPLPKTSNFPSSFGLLGDLPTAVDTPQGTASSVLYDPLLHLNLPPQPPLFRELLQSLPHGYTLPGSGNGSLFSSGGDDREGSGGGVLYDPDRSLGRQFDSGVLEFSRDMASNGIGRDLKRTKHFATERQRRQQLNGKFDILKDLVPNPTKNDRASIVGDAIEYINELLRTVEELKLLVEKNRCGRERIKRYKTEHDGAAAAGDDESCNIQPLGEPHDQSYNNGSLRSSWLQRKSKDTEVDIRIIDDEVTIKLVQRKKINLLLFVSRLLDELQLDLHHVAGGQIGNSYSFFFNTKSELCRCMKGLVCMQVQ